In Pseudomonadota bacterium, the following proteins share a genomic window:
- a CDS encoding SDR family oxidoreductase, producing MNKILVAGATGNTGSEILKQLLEKGVQFKAMSRDKSKFKNIAGINRVEGNFADISSLVLAFKDVENIYVAMPAHPDNEVWINNIISASKKAGVLHIVKLSGMGVSPDAGSEIIRVHAKTDDMLMQSGLVYTLLRSNSFYQNIFASIPTIKNQSSIYSPLSDSKLSLIDIRDVAAVAVKALTENGHNNKIYNLTGPETLSYYDIAKKIGSAIGKDITYYPISKEQAKLSMLKAGVSEWRADKLSEILEWFGKGGFEAISPDVESVLNRSAYRFDEFFNDYKIKFNI from the coding sequence GTGAATAAAATTTTAGTTGCAGGTGCAACAGGCAATACCGGAAGTGAAATATTAAAACAGCTTTTGGAAAAGGGCGTGCAATTTAAGGCAATGTCCAGAGACAAAAGTAAATTTAAAAACATAGCAGGAATCAACCGGGTAGAAGGTAATTTTGCAGATATCAGCTCACTGGTTTTGGCCTTTAAAGACGTGGAAAATATTTATGTTGCCATGCCGGCTCATCCTGACAATGAAGTATGGATAAATAATATTATTTCAGCTTCCAAAAAAGCAGGTGTTTTACATATTGTAAAATTATCGGGAATGGGAGTTAGTCCGGATGCAGGTTCTGAAATAATAAGGGTTCATGCAAAAACCGATGATATGTTAATGCAATCAGGATTAGTATATACATTATTAAGATCCAATTCATTTTATCAAAATATTTTTGCATCAATTCCGACAATTAAAAATCAAAGTTCTATTTATTCACCATTGTCAGATTCAAAGCTTAGTTTAATTGATATAAGAGATGTAGCAGCAGTTGCAGTAAAAGCGCTGACAGAAAATGGGCACAACAATAAAATCTATAATCTGACAGGCCCTGAAACACTGAGTTATTATGATATTGCAAAAAAAATCGGATCGGCCATAGGAAAAGATATTACCTACTATCCGATCAGCAAAGAACAGGCAAAATTGTCAATGTTAAAAGCCGGAGTTTCCGAATGGAGAGCCGATAAACTATCGGAAATTCTGGAGTGGTTTGGCAAAGGAGGTTTTGAGGCAATAAGCCCGGATGTTGAATCCGTGCTTAACAGGTCAGCTTATAGATTTGATGAGTTTTTTAATGATTATAAAATAAAATTCAATATTTAA
- a CDS encoding nitroreductase family protein gives MGLLKIDKSKCKQDGLCAKDCMTAIIRIPEGGGFPYIPDNMESMCRVCGHCVAVCPHGALSHELVPLEKSPAIKDELKINQDQAVQFLRTRRSIRFYHDKGVEKEKIQKLIETARYAPTASNSQLVEWIVISDKSKIHTLAAKTTEWLRQLLKDDPAIAKASPYLYQVIAAWDGGYDPILRKAPTVLVASAPKEALGGATDVVLALSYLELLAPVMELGTCWAGLLNGALTALPSLKEYIGLPKKHPHHFPLMIGYPKAKYYRLPERKQPRITYI, from the coding sequence ATGGGGCTTTTAAAAATAGATAAAAGTAAATGTAAACAGGACGGGCTTTGTGCAAAAGACTGCATGACTGCGATTATAAGAATCCCTGAAGGCGGTGGCTTTCCATATATACCTGATAATATGGAAAGTATGTGCCGAGTTTGTGGCCATTGTGTGGCTGTATGTCCCCACGGGGCTTTAAGCCATGAACTCGTACCACTCGAAAAATCTCCGGCTATAAAAGATGAACTTAAAATCAATCAGGATCAGGCTGTGCAGTTTTTGCGGACTCGACGTTCTATCCGGTTTTATCATGACAAAGGTGTTGAAAAAGAAAAGATCCAAAAACTTATTGAAACTGCCCGCTATGCCCCTACCGCAAGCAACAGCCAATTGGTGGAATGGATAGTTATAAGCGATAAATCAAAAATACATACTCTTGCCGCCAAAACAACTGAATGGTTAAGGCAGTTGCTAAAAGACGACCCGGCTATAGCAAAAGCAAGCCCTTATCTGTATCAGGTTATTGCAGCCTGGGATGGCGGTTATGATCCGATCTTAAGAAAAGCGCCGACAGTACTTGTGGCATCAGCGCCCAAAGAAGCATTGGGAGGTGCAACGGATGTGGTTTTGGCTCTTTCATATCTTGAATTGCTGGCTCCTGTAATGGAACTTGGAACATGCTGGGCCGGATTATTAAACGGAGCGCTTACTGCCTTGCCTTCTTTAAAGGAATATATTGGTTTACCCAAAAAACATCCGCATCACTTTCCTTTGATGATAGGATACCCAAAGGCAAAATATTACAGACTGCCTGAACGAAAGCAGCCCAGGATCACTTATATATAA
- a CDS encoding HEAT repeat domain-containing protein: MKNNSKSLKLRGCLIIIGIGLMGIGGSIVFNRSSCTENFLNTGFDLKNIAIISSICGYILTTIFSTRLRILPVCGLAAACLALFIGSFGGGSMGSWGWVVNLVAIMVIAPLAAILCIISGVASLATITKEYKNTKKPIILTGIVAVAVYIILWILINTVPGLNAAVASLHSEDKHERITAAKFLADNRDKRAIDPLIEMLSDPDGKIRASAAQILGSFILAGMNSDTRSIKPLIKALQDEDVNVRAAAALSLGHITEHLRSEAAGWPVEHLKTALKDDDASVREAAQKALAMME; this comes from the coding sequence ATGAAAAATAATAGTAAATCTCTTAAATTACGTGGATGCCTTATTATAATCGGAATCGGTTTGATGGGAATAGGGGGCTCCATTGTTTTTAACAGGTCTTCCTGTACGGAAAATTTTTTAAACACCGGGTTTGATCTTAAAAATATTGCTATAATAAGCAGTATTTGCGGTTATATTTTAACTACCATATTTTCTACCCGGCTTCGGATTCTGCCGGTTTGCGGCCTGGCGGCGGCTTGTCTGGCTTTGTTTATCGGATCATTTGGCGGTGGTTCTATGGGAAGCTGGGGCTGGGTTGTCAATCTGGTTGCAATTATGGTTATAGCACCACTTGCGGCGATCTTATGCATTATTTCCGGCGTTGCTTCTCTTGCAACAATAACAAAAGAATATAAAAACACAAAGAAACCGATTATTTTAACAGGGATAGTTGCAGTTGCCGTTTATATTATTTTATGGATTTTAATCAACACGGTACCGGGTTTAAATGCTGCTGTGGCTTCATTACATAGCGAAGATAAACATGAACGAATCACTGCCGCTAAATTTCTGGCGGATAATAGAGATAAAAGAGCAATAGATCCTTTGATTGAAATGCTGTCTGACCCTGATGGCAAGATAAGGGCTTCAGCAGCACAAATACTGGGTTCTTTTATACTTGCCGGTATGAACAGTGATACCCGTTCAATAAAGCCACTTATCAAAGCCCTTCAGGATGAAGATGTAAATGTGCGTGCTGCCGCAGCCCTTTCTCTTGGGCATATAACGGAGCATCTGAGAAGCGAGGCGGCAGGGTGGCCGGTGGAACATCTTAAAACAGCGCTGAAAGATGATGATGCGTCTGTAAGGGAGGCGGCACAGAAGGCACTTGCGATGATGGAATAA
- a CDS encoding KUP/HAK/KT family potassium transporter, with protein sequence MVSFHNQLNDCNHPFYAMVPSWAMIPTVLLSTLATIIASQAVISGAFSLTRQAIQTGYLPRLNIQHTSPTQIGPNLEKVKTEKLGGGFYRIEARYGFMEDPQLNIEFYFIIIKKLIKSIS encoded by the coding sequence ATGGTATCTTTTCACAATCAGCTCAATGATTGTAATCACCCGTTTTATGCCATGGTTCCATCATGGGCTATGATTCCAACGGTTTTGCTGTCAACACTTGCCACAATAATTGCTTCCCAGGCTGTTATCAGCGGCGCCTTTTCTCTCACCCGTCAGGCAATTCAGACAGGATACCTGCCGCGTTTAAATATTCAGCATACCTCCCCAACTCAAATCGGCCCTAATCTTGAAAAGGTCAAGACCGAAAAACTGGGTGGAGGATTTTATCGCATTGAAGCCAGATACGGATTCATGGAAGATCCTCAGTTAAATATTGAATTTTATTTTATAATCATTAAAAAACTCATCAAATCTATAAGCTGA
- a CDS encoding helix-turn-helix domain-containing protein, with protein sequence MSSENFLRYKTLGQLIKDYRQLRKLSQEEFADPIKVSVRQLRRWEAGLSHASVENLQDIANYTGIPMEACISLNADNPIWYSLQKKRVAYTLIEAEFIRINEVLKRYMQSGQDTFLENEQVITEKHIDMIISYHNDAYGIKKPLSKNVFTKAINMLPDVNRIIIDNWGSMAGYVICLPIKIDAYQELKKQKVLEDYLTSEKINDILTIGKGVFFHYSIFSASLSVAYPMMVKNIKYLSEIKQKKEYLTAFHTATVKGEEYFEDMGMKSAWKAADNDHTDINSMPQIFDIELDILINKFSSYINPITVDNPITVDALSPYNKSKNNIDKIKCPNSGCETHDNTTDGNIICNGTYYTKQGEQRHRFKCKKCGISFSSKAGTIFYGLRSPEEKIMKALSLLIKGMSLTNVANVMNVKFDTVRRWLRVAAEQRGKIDAMLIEKLNVSQAELDTLWTYISENSLRKRASHWEKKYNNN encoded by the coding sequence ATGTCCTCTGAAAATTTTTTACGCTATAAAACACTTGGTCAGCTTATCAAAGATTATCGTCAATTGCGCAAGCTAAGTCAAGAAGAGTTTGCTGACCCAATAAAGGTAAGTGTCAGGCAACTGCGAAGATGGGAGGCCGGACTCTCTCATGCTTCTGTAGAGAACCTTCAAGACATTGCCAATTATACAGGAATACCCATGGAAGCATGTATTTCACTTAATGCAGATAATCCGATTTGGTATTCGCTGCAAAAAAAGCGGGTTGCGTATACATTGATTGAAGCGGAATTCATAAGAATCAATGAGGTGTTGAAAAGATATATGCAATCCGGGCAAGATACATTCCTGGAAAATGAACAGGTTATAACGGAAAAGCATATTGATATGATTATTTCATATCATAACGATGCTTATGGTATAAAAAAGCCATTGTCAAAAAATGTCTTCACAAAGGCTATAAACATGTTGCCTGATGTAAATCGTATTATAATAGACAATTGGGGTAGCATGGCAGGCTATGTTATTTGTCTTCCCATAAAAATTGATGCTTATCAGGAACTTAAAAAGCAAAAGGTTCTCGAAGACTATCTAACATCTGAAAAAATCAATGATATATTAACAATAGGTAAAGGAGTTTTTTTTCATTATTCCATTTTTTCAGCAAGTTTAAGCGTTGCATATCCGATGATGGTGAAAAATATAAAATATCTTTCTGAAATAAAACAAAAAAAAGAGTATCTTACGGCTTTTCATACTGCCACTGTAAAAGGAGAAGAGTATTTCGAAGATATGGGTATGAAAAGTGCGTGGAAAGCTGCTGATAATGATCATACAGATATAAATAGTATGCCACAAATCTTTGATATTGAATTGGATATTCTTATTAATAAGTTTAGCAGCTATATTAATCCCATAACCGTTGATAATCCTATAACCGTTGATGCTTTAAGCCCGTATAATAAATCTAAAAATAATATAGATAAAATTAAGTGTCCTAATTCCGGATGTGAAACACATGATAATACGACAGATGGCAATATTATTTGCAACGGAACGTATTACACAAAACAGGGAGAGCAAAGGCATAGATTTAAATGTAAAAAATGTGGCATATCTTTCAGCAGCAAAGCGGGGACCATTTTTTACGGTCTTAGATCTCCGGAAGAAAAAATTATGAAGGCCCTTAGTCTTCTGATTAAGGGGATGTCACTTACAAATGTAGCGAACGTCATGAATGTTAAATTCGACACTGTTCGACGTTGGCTGAGAGTTGCTGCTGAACAGAGAGGCAAAATTGATGCAATGCTTATTGAAAAGCTAAATGTTTCTCAGGCTGAATTGGATACCTTATGGACTTATATCAGCGAGAATTCCCTTCGTAAAAGAGCGAGCCATTGGGAAAAAAAATATAACAATAATTAA